The proteins below are encoded in one region of Nakamurella flava:
- a CDS encoding DUF3500 domain-containing protein, with protein MVITRPNTAASRRRHSGRLRNWAASTLLIGGLVLGGCAAQADTATSSAASSSTSASSASATSDSVTSLTAALSTAAQSAAAGADATTTDQTITDTAAAAEAFLATLTDEQRAAVLYDYDDETKTTSWSNFPVTFVQRAGLNLTDLTEEQQTAALVVLQSLLSEDAYATVAGIMGGDEYLHENSSSTEESLGQYYIAFFGDPSDTGAWEVQFGGHHLGINATLDGTADAITFAPTHLGVQPAVYTAADGTQVQPFDAIYTSAFAFYDSLTAEQQATLTSGEVTMCAPGDTCEFTTGTGLTGADLTDEQKQLLLDLIANWAGMADDETNAAALAKIEATLDTTVVAWSGATTYDMSTGDGISFSISGPNVYIAFQAQQGSAGADVDGVTTSGWGHVHTIYRDPTNDYAGSVTQQAATGMAGGGAGGGTPPAGGPGAAGTTGA; from the coding sequence ATGGTCATCACCCGCCCGAACACTGCCGCCTCCCGTCGCCGCCACTCCGGCCGCCTCCGCAACTGGGCCGCCTCCACCCTGCTGATCGGCGGGCTGGTCCTGGGTGGGTGTGCCGCCCAGGCCGACACCGCCACCAGCTCTGCGGCGAGCTCCAGCACCTCGGCGAGCTCGGCGTCGGCCACCTCCGACTCGGTGACGTCGTTGACGGCCGCGTTGAGCACCGCCGCCCAGTCGGCCGCGGCCGGCGCCGATGCGACGACGACGGATCAGACGATCACCGATACCGCCGCGGCCGCCGAGGCGTTCCTGGCCACCCTGACCGACGAGCAGCGCGCGGCCGTGCTGTACGACTACGACGACGAGACGAAAACGACGTCCTGGTCGAACTTCCCGGTGACGTTCGTGCAGCGGGCCGGACTGAACCTCACCGACCTGACCGAGGAGCAGCAGACCGCCGCACTGGTCGTCCTGCAGTCATTGCTCAGCGAGGACGCCTACGCGACCGTCGCCGGGATCATGGGCGGTGACGAGTACCTGCACGAGAACAGCTCCAGCACCGAAGAGTCGCTGGGGCAGTACTACATCGCGTTCTTCGGCGACCCGTCGGACACCGGCGCCTGGGAGGTGCAGTTCGGCGGCCACCACCTCGGCATCAACGCCACCCTGGACGGCACCGCCGACGCCATCACCTTCGCGCCGACCCACCTGGGCGTGCAGCCGGCCGTCTACACCGCTGCCGACGGCACGCAGGTGCAACCGTTCGACGCGATCTACACCAGCGCGTTCGCGTTCTACGACAGCCTCACCGCCGAACAGCAGGCCACCCTCACTTCGGGCGAGGTGACCATGTGCGCGCCGGGGGACACCTGCGAGTTCACCACCGGTACCGGCCTGACCGGCGCCGACCTCACCGACGAGCAGAAGCAGCTGCTGCTCGACCTCATCGCCAACTGGGCCGGCATGGCCGACGACGAGACGAACGCGGCCGCCCTGGCCAAGATCGAGGCCACCCTGGACACCACGGTCGTCGCCTGGTCCGGCGCCACCACCTACGACATGAGCACCGGCGACGGCATCTCCTTCTCCATCTCCGGACCGAACGTCTACATCGCCTTCCAGGCCCAGCAGGGTTCCGCGGGAGCCGACGTCGACGGCGTCACCACCTCCGGCTGGGGTCATGTCCACACCATCTACCGCGACCCCACCAACGACTACGCCGGCAGCGTCACCCAGCAGGCGGCGACGGGGATGGCCGGTGGGGGAGCGGGCGGGGGCACCCCGCCGGCCGGGGGCCCGGGCGCTGCCGGGACGACCGGAGCCTAA
- a CDS encoding metal-dependent transcriptional regulator, protein MNDLIDTTEMYLRTVFELEEEGVVPLRARIAERLNQSGPTVSQTVARMQRDGLLVVSDDRHLELTDRGRERATAVMRKHRLAERLLLDVIGLDWDAVHVEACRWEHVMSEQVEQRLVALLGHPQTSPYGNPIPGLAELGEKTDPPAERVGELVRVETAAQRGGRWEVLQIFEMVQNQPSVMAELRKGGIVPGAVLEFESDQGVLVAITGEARTELSSEIAHGIHVRPAA, encoded by the coding sequence GTGAATGACCTCATCGACACGACCGAGATGTACCTGCGGACGGTGTTCGAACTCGAAGAAGAGGGCGTCGTGCCTCTCCGGGCTCGTATCGCCGAACGCCTCAACCAGAGTGGGCCGACCGTCAGCCAGACGGTGGCCCGGATGCAACGCGACGGCCTGCTCGTCGTCTCCGACGACCGGCACCTGGAATTGACCGACCGCGGTCGTGAGCGGGCGACGGCCGTGATGCGCAAGCACCGTCTGGCCGAGCGGCTGCTGCTCGACGTGATCGGCCTGGACTGGGACGCGGTCCACGTCGAGGCCTGTCGGTGGGAGCACGTGATGAGCGAGCAGGTGGAGCAGCGGCTCGTCGCGCTGCTGGGCCACCCGCAGACCTCCCCCTACGGCAACCCGATCCCGGGGCTGGCCGAGCTCGGCGAGAAGACCGACCCGCCGGCCGAGCGGGTCGGCGAACTCGTCCGGGTCGAGACCGCCGCGCAGCGCGGTGGGCGCTGGGAGGTGCTGCAGATCTTCGAGATGGTGCAGAACCAGCCCAGTGTGATGGCCGAGCTCCGCAAGGGCGGGATCGTTCCGGGCGCGGTCCTCGAGTTCGAGTCCGACCAGGGTGTGCTCGTCGCGATCACCGGGGAGGCGCGCACCGAGTTGTCGTCCGAGATCGCCCACGGGATCCACGTCCGGCCGGCCGCCTGA
- a CDS encoding acetoin utilization protein AcuC, producing MTAPVLVWDDRMLEYDLGGRHPLHPIRWQLTRRLAEPLGVLDGYRTITAEPATTEELQRCHTADYISTVRAASEFARGPEDPRYGHGLGGPDNPIFPAMHDSAARIAAGSMAAARAIARGETDRAVNIFGGLHHAHADHASGFCVYNDAALAITALLDEGVERVAYVDVDVHHGDGVQSLFEDDPRVLTVSIHESPMTLFPGTGWATETGRGPGHGTAVNIPVPAGTDDAAWLRAFHAVVPGAVRAFRPQVLVTQHGADAHRDDPLADLQLTVDGQRTAYLALRDLAEELTGGRWLALGGGGYEVIRVVPRAWTHLLAVVAGRELDPATDIPAAWSDLAVDLTDRRLPTTMSDLDGGTGAVDGRGRVGYHPWQGAAEQPVDRAIRDVRAAAFPLLGLDPLDPRD from the coding sequence ATGACGGCGCCGGTGCTCGTGTGGGACGACCGCATGCTCGAGTACGACCTCGGGGGCCGCCATCCGCTGCACCCGATCCGCTGGCAGCTGACCCGTCGGCTGGCCGAGCCACTCGGCGTCCTGGACGGCTACCGGACCATCACCGCCGAACCGGCGACCACCGAGGAGTTGCAGCGCTGCCACACGGCGGACTACATCTCCACCGTGCGGGCCGCCTCCGAGTTCGCCCGGGGCCCCGAGGATCCGCGCTACGGGCACGGTCTCGGCGGGCCGGACAACCCCATCTTCCCGGCCATGCACGACTCGGCGGCCCGGATCGCCGCCGGCTCGATGGCCGCGGCCCGGGCCATCGCCCGCGGTGAGACCGACCGGGCCGTCAACATCTTCGGCGGCCTGCACCACGCGCACGCCGACCACGCCTCCGGCTTCTGCGTCTACAACGATGCCGCCCTGGCCATCACCGCCCTGCTCGACGAGGGGGTCGAGCGGGTCGCCTACGTCGACGTCGACGTCCACCACGGCGACGGGGTGCAGTCCCTCTTCGAGGACGACCCGCGGGTGCTCACGGTGTCGATCCACGAGTCCCCGATGACGCTCTTTCCCGGCACCGGATGGGCCACCGAGACCGGCCGTGGCCCCGGTCACGGCACGGCGGTCAACATCCCCGTCCCCGCCGGCACCGACGATGCCGCCTGGCTGCGGGCGTTCCATGCGGTCGTCCCCGGCGCCGTCCGTGCGTTCCGGCCGCAGGTGCTGGTCACCCAGCACGGCGCCGACGCCCACCGCGACGACCCGCTCGCCGACCTGCAGTTGACGGTCGACGGTCAGCGCACCGCCTATCTCGCCCTGCGGGACCTGGCCGAGGAGCTGACCGGGGGCCGCTGGCTGGCCCTGGGCGGCGGGGGTTACGAGGTGATCCGGGTCGTCCCGCGGGCCTGGACGCACCTGCTCGCCGTCGTGGCGGGCCGAGAGCTGGACCCGGCCACCGACATTCCCGCCGCCTGGAGCGATCTCGCCGTCGACCTGACCGACCGGCGCCTGCCGACGACGATGTCGGACCTCGACGGCGGAACGGGCGCCGTGGACGGGCGGGGCCGGGTCGGCTACCACCCCTGGCAGGGCGCGGCGGAACAGCCCGTCGACCGGGCCATCCGCGACGTCCGGGCCGCCGCCTTCCCCCTGCTCGGCCTCGACCCATTGGATCCCCGTGACTGA
- a CDS encoding sugar phosphate isomerase/epimerase family protein, with protein sequence MSAPLVATSWTHAGSIDAGSPSRFSLRERAEAVARAGFVGIGFTIGDLVAGREVFPWSDLRRLCDDLGLVHVEVEQLTDWWTDGERRARSDAVRHLLLDASQELRARQIKLAGDVRFDPDQPAPPPPDLDHWAGELHRVAAQAADVGTRVALEVLPMSNLPDFVETARLVTAADHPAAGLTVDTWHLERGPSTLADLATIPGELVFCVELDDAGPPQGDPYQDTMHHRRYCGQGDFDVVGFVRVVADLGFPGPWGVEIIADEHAARELDAGLADVVDTTTAVLQTAGFSSRPV encoded by the coding sequence ATGTCCGCACCCCTGGTCGCCACCAGCTGGACCCACGCCGGATCGATCGACGCCGGTTCCCCCAGCCGATTCTCGCTGCGGGAGCGAGCCGAGGCGGTGGCCCGGGCCGGTTTCGTCGGCATCGGTTTCACCATCGGGGATCTGGTCGCTGGCCGAGAAGTGTTCCCGTGGAGCGACCTTCGTCGGCTCTGCGACGACCTGGGGCTGGTGCACGTCGAGGTCGAGCAGCTGACGGACTGGTGGACCGACGGCGAGCGACGGGCCCGCTCCGACGCCGTCCGGCACCTGCTGCTCGACGCGTCGCAGGAACTGCGGGCGCGGCAGATCAAGCTCGCCGGAGACGTGCGCTTCGATCCCGACCAACCGGCCCCGCCGCCACCGGACCTCGATCACTGGGCCGGTGAACTGCACCGGGTGGCCGCGCAGGCCGCCGACGTCGGGACCCGGGTGGCCCTGGAGGTGCTGCCGATGTCCAACCTGCCCGACTTCGTCGAGACGGCCCGGTTGGTGACCGCGGCCGACCACCCGGCGGCCGGGCTGACCGTCGACACCTGGCACCTCGAGCGGGGGCCATCGACCTTGGCCGATCTGGCCACCATCCCCGGTGAGCTGGTGTTCTGTGTCGAATTGGACGACGCCGGCCCGCCGCAGGGCGATCCGTACCAGGACACGATGCACCACCGCCGATACTGCGGGCAGGGCGACTTCGACGTGGTCGGCTTCGTCCGGGTCGTCGCGGATCTGGGTTTCCCGGGCCCCTGGGGCGTCGAGATCATCGCCGATGAGCACGCCGCGCGGGAGCTGGACGCCGGGTTGGCCGACGTGGTGGACACGACCACCGCGGTGCTGCAGACCGCCGGCTTCTCCAGCCGGCCGGTCTGA
- a CDS encoding sulfurtransferase codes for MTDTWERNAPVLSAGDVLARLRQSDANATNPSRPIVLDVRWTLAGSDLNAYLEGHIPGALFLDLDRDLAGEAGAGGRHPLPDPDELQRVWRSCGIDDDSSVVVYDGGNGLPSARAWWLLRWSGLVDVQVLDGGWPAWLAAGGETETGPGGAPRAGRVSVRPGAMPVVDIDEAAALADGSDGTGGRLLDARAPERFRGDVEPMDPVAGHIPGAVNLPSSHLTEGGLFRSPQELRLVFAVAGVTADGPRAAASCGSGITASQTVLAAEVAGLPMALFPGSYSQWCAQGREVATGDG; via the coding sequence ATGACCGACACCTGGGAACGCAACGCGCCGGTGCTGTCCGCCGGGGACGTCCTGGCCCGCCTCCGACAGTCCGACGCGAACGCGACGAACCCGTCCCGCCCCATCGTGCTGGACGTGCGGTGGACCTTGGCCGGCTCCGATCTCAACGCCTACCTGGAGGGGCATATTCCGGGAGCCCTGTTCCTCGACCTCGATCGCGACCTGGCCGGCGAGGCCGGGGCCGGTGGTCGCCACCCGCTCCCGGACCCGGACGAGCTCCAGCGGGTCTGGCGGTCCTGCGGGATCGACGACGATTCGTCCGTCGTGGTCTACGACGGCGGTAATGGTCTGCCGTCCGCGCGGGCGTGGTGGTTGCTGCGATGGTCCGGACTGGTCGACGTGCAGGTGCTCGACGGGGGCTGGCCGGCGTGGCTGGCGGCCGGCGGCGAGACGGAGACCGGCCCCGGCGGAGCCCCCCGGGCGGGACGGGTGAGCGTCCGTCCGGGGGCGATGCCGGTGGTGGACATCGACGAGGCGGCCGCGTTGGCCGACGGGTCCGACGGCACCGGTGGTCGGCTCCTCGACGCGCGGGCCCCCGAGCGTTTTCGCGGCGACGTCGAACCCATGGACCCGGTCGCCGGCCACATCCCCGGTGCGGTCAACCTGCCGTCGTCGCACCTGACCGAAGGCGGCCTCTTCCGGTCGCCGCAGGAGCTGCGACTGGTGTTCGCCGTCGCCGGCGTCACCGCCGACGGCCCGCGCGCGGCGGCCTCCTGCGGATCGGGGATCACCGCCTCCCAGACCGTGCTGGCCGCCGAGGTCGCCGGACTGCCGATGGCGCTGTTCCCCGGGTCGTACTCGCAGTGGTGCGCGCAGGGCCGCGAGGTCGCCACCGGCGACGGCTGA